A window from Mycobacterium botniense encodes these proteins:
- a CDS encoding thiolase C-terminal domain-containing protein, protein MSSETGRPLPLVTAENEFFWSSGADGRLRLQECQDCRALIHPPAPLCRYCRSHNLGVRTVSGRATLAGFTVNHRFSLPGLPAPYVVAQVAIAEDPRVRLTTNIIECDPDQLQLGQQVEVVFERADDVWLPLFRPVADPTPAALPIDEIPPERFGEYVRPMLTREKFEDKVALTGIGMSQIGRRLMVPPLSLTVQACEAAIADAGLTIDDIDGLSTYPGGGNLGGFGEGGVTALEAALGIRPTWHNGGIETFGPGGSVIAAMLAVAGGLARHVLCFRTLWEATYNELVRQGRFAPPTGRTTSWLIPFGATSAAHTLAQNAQRHMHRYGTTKETLGWIALNQRANAELNPTAIYRTPMTMDDYLNARPITTPFGLYDCDVPCDGAIAVIVSARDAARDLAKPPVLVEAVGTQIIERIDWDQSTLTHEPQVLGQSAHLWSRTPLRPEDVDVAELYDGFTMNCLSWIEALGFCGIGEAKDFLDGGKNIARDGLLPLNTHGGQLSHGRTHGMGLLHEAVSQLRGEAGERQVADASVAVVSSGGLTPSGVLLLRADT, encoded by the coding sequence GTGAGCAGCGAGACCGGACGTCCGCTGCCGCTGGTGACCGCCGAGAACGAGTTCTTCTGGTCCTCGGGCGCCGACGGCAGACTGCGACTGCAAGAATGTCAGGACTGCCGGGCGCTGATTCATCCGCCAGCGCCGCTCTGCCGCTATTGCCGCTCCCACAACCTGGGGGTGCGGACGGTGTCAGGCAGGGCGACACTGGCCGGGTTCACTGTGAATCACCGGTTCAGCTTGCCGGGGCTGCCCGCACCCTATGTGGTGGCGCAGGTGGCGATCGCCGAAGATCCCCGGGTCCGGTTGACCACCAACATCATCGAGTGCGACCCCGATCAGCTTCAGCTCGGTCAGCAGGTGGAAGTCGTTTTCGAACGCGCCGACGACGTGTGGCTGCCCCTGTTTCGCCCGGTCGCCGACCCGACGCCCGCAGCGCTGCCGATCGACGAGATCCCCCCGGAACGTTTCGGTGAGTATGTGCGCCCCATGCTCACTCGAGAGAAGTTCGAAGACAAGGTGGCGCTCACCGGAATCGGCATGTCGCAGATCGGGCGTCGGCTGATGGTGCCGCCGCTGTCACTGACCGTGCAGGCCTGCGAGGCGGCGATCGCCGATGCCGGCCTGACGATCGACGACATCGACGGCCTCTCAACGTATCCCGGCGGAGGCAATCTCGGAGGTTTCGGTGAGGGCGGGGTCACCGCGCTGGAAGCGGCGCTGGGCATCCGGCCCACCTGGCACAACGGCGGCATCGAGACCTTCGGCCCGGGCGGTTCGGTGATCGCCGCGATGCTTGCGGTCGCCGGCGGCCTGGCCCGTCACGTGCTGTGCTTCCGGACACTGTGGGAGGCCACCTACAACGAGCTGGTGAGGCAGGGCAGGTTCGCTCCGCCCACCGGCCGCACCACCAGCTGGCTGATCCCGTTCGGCGCCACCTCGGCTGCTCATACGTTGGCGCAGAACGCGCAGCGGCACATGCATCGATACGGGACGACGAAAGAGACGCTGGGCTGGATCGCGTTGAACCAGCGCGCCAATGCCGAACTCAACCCGACGGCCATCTACCGCACCCCGATGACCATGGACGACTACCTGAACGCGCGCCCGATCACCACGCCGTTCGGACTGTATGACTGTGACGTGCCGTGCGACGGGGCGATCGCGGTCATCGTCTCCGCTCGCGACGCTGCCCGCGACCTGGCCAAACCCCCGGTGCTGGTGGAGGCGGTGGGAACACAGATCATCGAGCGCATCGACTGGGACCAAAGCACACTGACCCACGAACCGCAGGTATTGGGCCAATCCGCGCACCTGTGGTCGCGCACCCCGCTGAGGCCCGAGGACGTCGATGTCGCCGAGCTGTACGACGGGTTCACCATGAACTGCCTGTCCTGGATCGAAGCGCTGGGCTTCTGCGGGATCGGTGAGGCCAAAGATTTTCTCGACGGCGGTAAGAACATCGCCCGCGACGGGCTGCTGCCGCTCAACACGCACGGTGGCCAGCTCTCCCATGGCCGCACCCACGGCATGGGGCTTTTGCATGAAGCCGTCAGCCAGTTGCGCGGCGAGGCCGGTGAGCGCCAGGTCGCCGATGCCAGTGTCGCAGTGGTCAGCAGCGGCGGGCTCACCCCCAGTGGCGTGCTCCTGCTGCGGGCCGACACATGA
- a CDS encoding ferredoxin: MRIRLDRTVCDGFGICAKHAPGYFSLDDWGYASLTGDGTVAEPDRDAVMNALLDCPVHAITEIGERSPHLASPPSGTADGAPAENLKIEANEAEWGFTR, encoded by the coding sequence ATGCGAATCCGGCTGGACCGTACGGTCTGTGACGGCTTCGGCATCTGTGCCAAGCACGCACCCGGGTATTTCTCGCTTGACGACTGGGGTTATGCATCGCTGACCGGGGACGGCACCGTGGCCGAACCGGACCGCGACGCGGTTATGAACGCGCTGCTGGACTGTCCGGTGCACGCTATCACCGAGATCGGTGAGCGCAGCCCGCATCTCGCGTCACCGCCGTCGGGCACCGCGGACGGCGCTCCCGCGGAAAACCTCAAAATCGAGGCGAATGAAGCCGAGTGGGGTTTCACCCGGTGA
- a CDS encoding NADH-ubiquinone oxidoreductase-F iron-sulfur binding region domain-containing protein — translation METTAAPQLTVAAWPGCAPRLLPEQPGHEREDCAAYRNRGGYRPLADADELLAEVQHSGLLGRGGAAFPLAVKLRAVRDNGRAVGGAVVIANGEEGEPASIKDRWLLRNRPHLVLDGLRLAAAMVGAKRVYVYVSDPDAARSAETALAEADSDAFGEVAVRVHKVDPGYVAGEETAAVRALNGGPVKPTDKPPRPFESGVGGRPTLVSNVETLANLPYLHQHGAAAFRSLGTADSPGSCLVTLTGAGRSPGLYEIPHGLPFTQLLTLHGVSSDSVQGVLMSGYFAGLLNRDVLDATLDHETMRRFGSALGCGAISVLTDECPVAVAASVLAYFDRENAGQCGSCFNGTAAMSAVGGALRDGVATTADLDRLRRWSVVLRGRGACATLDAATNAAASLLNQFPRSVQHHLDRSCRSCRDGAFRAERPFEVEAVMRA, via the coding sequence ATGGAAACCACCGCCGCACCACAGCTCACTGTCGCCGCCTGGCCCGGCTGCGCGCCACGCCTGTTGCCCGAGCAACCCGGGCACGAGAGGGAGGACTGCGCGGCGTATCGGAACCGTGGGGGCTACCGACCGCTGGCGGACGCCGACGAGTTGCTCGCGGAAGTCCAACACAGTGGGCTGCTGGGCCGCGGGGGCGCGGCCTTCCCACTGGCGGTGAAGCTGCGCGCAGTGCGCGACAACGGCCGTGCTGTCGGCGGCGCCGTCGTCATCGCCAACGGCGAGGAGGGCGAGCCGGCCTCGATCAAGGATCGCTGGCTGCTGCGCAACCGGCCCCATCTGGTGCTCGACGGGCTGCGGCTGGCGGCGGCAATGGTGGGGGCAAAGCGGGTGTACGTCTACGTCTCCGACCCCGACGCGGCCCGCAGCGCTGAAACAGCACTCGCCGAGGCTGACTCCGATGCATTCGGCGAGGTTGCGGTCCGGGTGCACAAGGTCGATCCCGGATATGTCGCCGGCGAAGAGACCGCCGCCGTCCGCGCACTCAACGGCGGCCCGGTCAAGCCCACCGACAAGCCGCCGCGCCCGTTCGAGTCGGGGGTCGGCGGACGCCCCACCCTGGTCAGCAATGTGGAGACCCTGGCCAATCTGCCCTACCTCCATCAACACGGCGCGGCGGCATTCCGGTCGCTGGGCACCGCCGACTCGCCGGGCAGCTGTCTGGTGACGCTCACCGGAGCCGGACGCTCCCCGGGTCTATACGAGATCCCGCACGGCCTGCCGTTCACACAACTGCTGACGCTGCACGGGGTCTCGTCTGACTCGGTGCAGGGCGTGCTGATGAGCGGCTATTTCGCCGGCCTGCTCAATCGGGATGTCCTGGACGCCACCTTGGATCACGAGACGATGCGCCGATTCGGCAGTGCACTGGGCTGCGGTGCGATCTCGGTGCTTACCGACGAGTGTCCGGTTGCGGTCGCGGCGTCGGTGCTGGCGTATTTCGATCGGGAAAACGCCGGGCAGTGCGGATCGTGCTTCAACGGAACAGCGGCGATGTCGGCGGTCGGCGGGGCGTTGCGCGACGGAGTCGCGACGACAGCAGACCTCGACCGGCTGAGACGCTGGTCGGTAGTACTGCGCGGCCGCGGCGCCTGCGCGACCCTGGACGCGGCCACCAATGCGGCGGCAAGCCTGCTCAACCAGTTTCCGCGCAGTGTCCAACACCATCTCGACCGCAGCTGCCGGTCATGCCGTGACGGCGCGTTCCGCGCCGAGCGGCCCTTCGAGGTCGAGGCGGTGATGCGGGCATGA
- a CDS encoding alpha/beta fold hydrolase, producing the protein MPVVEVNGGNVVYEILGESGDLIVLTPGGRFSKDVPGLRPLAEALVGGGYRVLLWDRPNCGASDVQFYGQSESHMRAETLHGLLTVLGAGPCIIAGGSGGARDSMLTTMLYPELVTKLVVWNIVGGVYGMYQLGAFYVLPSIQAVRWSGIEGLLKVPEWRERIEQNPNNKQRILSLDADAFLKVMLRWLNAFVPKPGQTIPGVDDEMFDRIRVPTLIIRGGENDWDHPKRTSLEVSCLIKGSHLIDPPWPEDAWERAAEARAAGKVDHFNMFDTWVLAAPPILEFLER; encoded by the coding sequence GTGCCTGTTGTCGAGGTCAATGGCGGGAACGTCGTCTACGAAATCCTTGGTGAATCAGGCGATCTGATCGTCCTGACCCCGGGTGGCCGGTTCAGCAAGGATGTGCCGGGCCTGCGCCCTTTGGCGGAAGCACTGGTCGGCGGCGGCTACCGGGTGCTGTTGTGGGACCGGCCCAATTGCGGCGCCTCGGACGTGCAGTTCTACGGGCAAAGCGAGTCACACATGCGCGCCGAGACCCTGCACGGCCTGCTGACGGTGCTCGGCGCGGGGCCGTGCATCATCGCGGGAGGCTCAGGCGGGGCCCGCGACTCGATGCTCACGACGATGCTCTACCCCGAACTGGTCACCAAGCTGGTGGTGTGGAACATCGTCGGCGGCGTGTACGGCATGTACCAGCTTGGCGCCTTCTACGTGTTGCCGAGCATTCAGGCGGTGCGCTGGTCGGGTATTGAGGGGCTGCTCAAGGTGCCGGAATGGCGTGAGCGAATCGAGCAGAACCCCAACAACAAGCAGCGGATACTCAGCCTGGACGCCGACGCGTTCCTCAAGGTGATGCTGCGCTGGCTGAATGCGTTCGTCCCCAAGCCGGGGCAGACGATTCCCGGTGTCGATGACGAAATGTTTGACCGCATCAGGGTTCCCACCTTGATCATCCGGGGCGGTGAGAACGATTGGGACCACCCCAAGCGGACATCCCTGGAGGTGAGTTGCCTGATCAAGGGATCGCATCTCATCGATCCGCCCTGGCCGGAGGACGCATGGGAACGTGCGGCCGAAGCACGCGCCGCGGGAAAGGTGGACCACTTCAACATGTTCGACACCTGGGTGCTGGCAGCGCCCCCCATCCTGGAATTTTTGGAACGCTGA
- a CDS encoding Rieske (2Fe-2S) protein, translated as MPPETMRPRLAQGREHVVATVDEIPPGTHKLVPIGRHGVGVYNINGTFYAIANYCPHQGGPLCSGRLRGRTVVDESVPGDAVMVRDLEYIYCPWHQWGFELATGTTAVKPEWSIRTYPVRVVGKDVLVTA; from the coding sequence ATGCCACCAGAAACCATGCGGCCCCGGCTGGCCCAGGGCCGCGAGCATGTTGTCGCGACAGTGGACGAGATTCCGCCCGGCACACACAAACTGGTGCCGATTGGGCGACACGGTGTGGGCGTCTACAACATCAACGGCACGTTCTACGCCATCGCGAATTATTGCCCGCACCAGGGTGGGCCGCTGTGTTCCGGGCGTCTGCGGGGACGGACGGTCGTCGACGAGAGCGTTCCAGGGGATGCGGTGATGGTCCGGGATCTGGAGTACATCTACTGTCCCTGGCACCAATGGGGTTTCGAGCTGGCGACGGGAACAACCGCGGTTAAGCCGGAGTGGAGCATTCGCACCTACCCGGTACGGGTGGTCGGTAAAGACGTCCTGGTGACGGCCTGA
- a CDS encoding amidohydrolase family protein: MTLTQTQERVPAAERIAVRCVDSDVHPVPKRGELTQYIPEPWRSKFFLNHKVGELIYYDAPDYAHTFAMRADTFPPDGEFPGSDPDMAFRQLIMAAGSDIAILEPGGRTPRLPEAHQAFSCALNDWQANHWLDSHNNWHQRWRGSICVAVEDPQGAAREIERWAGHPYMAQILLKAEPRPSWGHPMYDPVWAAATKHDIVVSCHLSRSNYEMLPMPPVGFPSYNHDFMVTYSLLAANQVMSLIFDGVFDRFPTLRIVLVEHAFTWILPLMWRMDAIYEARKSWVEIKRKPSEYVKEHIKFTTQPLDYPEDKTELTRALEWMECDKILLYSSDYPHWTFDDPRWLVKHLPKAAREAVMFRNGIATYHLPETVPVLEGQTRVF, from the coding sequence ATGACGCTGACACAGACGCAAGAGCGGGTTCCCGCCGCCGAGCGCATCGCCGTCCGGTGCGTCGACTCGGATGTCCACCCGGTGCCTAAACGCGGCGAGCTGACCCAGTACATTCCCGAGCCGTGGCGGAGCAAGTTCTTCCTCAACCACAAGGTCGGCGAGCTCATCTACTACGATGCTCCGGACTATGCGCACACCTTCGCGATGCGCGCCGACACCTTTCCACCCGACGGCGAATTCCCCGGCAGCGACCCGGATATGGCATTCCGCCAGTTGATCATGGCAGCCGGCTCGGATATCGCGATCCTGGAGCCCGGTGGCCGCACCCCCCGGCTACCCGAAGCTCACCAGGCGTTCTCCTGCGCACTTAATGACTGGCAGGCCAACCACTGGCTGGACAGCCACAACAACTGGCATCAGCGTTGGCGCGGTTCGATCTGCGTGGCGGTCGAAGACCCGCAGGGCGCCGCCCGCGAGATCGAACGATGGGCCGGCCACCCGTATATGGCGCAAATCCTGCTCAAGGCCGAGCCGCGGCCGTCGTGGGGGCACCCCATGTACGACCCGGTGTGGGCAGCCGCCACTAAACACGACATCGTGGTCAGCTGTCACCTATCCCGCAGCAATTACGAGATGCTGCCAATGCCGCCGGTGGGCTTCCCCAGCTATAACCACGACTTCATGGTGACCTACTCGCTGCTGGCCGCCAACCAGGTGATGAGCCTGATCTTCGACGGCGTCTTCGACCGCTTCCCGACGCTGCGGATCGTGCTCGTCGAGCACGCGTTCACCTGGATTCTGCCCCTGATGTGGCGGATGGACGCGATCTACGAGGCCCGTAAGTCGTGGGTGGAGATCAAGCGCAAGCCAAGCGAGTACGTCAAGGAGCACATCAAGTTCACCACCCAGCCGCTGGATTACCCCGAGGACAAGACCGAGCTCACCCGAGCGCTGGAGTGGATGGAGTGCGACAAGATCTTGCTGTATTCCTCCGACTACCCGCACTGGACCTTCGATGACCCACGCTGGCTGGTCAAACACCTGCCCAAGGCCGCCCGCGAGGCAGTGATGTTCCGTAACGGTATCGCGACCTATCATCTGCCGGAGACTGTCCCGGTGCTTGAGGGCCAAACCCGGGTGTTCTGA
- a CDS encoding amidohydrolase family protein, whose protein sequence is MIQHPDGTRTPVIDASVHIFFASNTDLRSFLREPFKSRGFPDYEMDWYGAPGGEYAPGTDGPDRGYPGSDPDFVGHYLFSERGIDVAVLHPMGRGIMPDRHLGTALHAAHNEMMVSRWLEHSEFGERFRGTIRVNPDDIPGALREIETYKDHPRVVQIGVPLQSRELYGKPQFWPLWEAAAAANLPVAVHIETGEGIGFPPTPSGHTRTYEQYVSFMALNYLYHLMNMIAEGVFERFSVKFVWADGAADFVTPFIWRMDVFGRPHLEQTPWAPRIPSDYLPGHVYFVQGSLDGPGDAEFAGEWLSFTGKDDMVMFGSSYPHWHCGDVTALPRALTSEQREKLSWRNAANLYGIDIPVSLGAQ, encoded by the coding sequence GTGATACAACACCCGGACGGAACCCGAACGCCCGTCATTGACGCCAGCGTCCACATCTTTTTCGCGTCCAATACGGACTTGCGCAGTTTCTTGCGGGAGCCCTTCAAAAGCCGCGGTTTCCCCGACTACGAGATGGACTGGTATGGCGCGCCGGGCGGCGAATATGCCCCGGGCACCGACGGGCCGGATCGGGGCTACCCCGGCTCGGACCCGGATTTCGTCGGCCATTACCTGTTCTCCGAGCGGGGTATTGACGTGGCGGTCTTGCACCCGATGGGACGCGGCATCATGCCCGATCGGCACCTGGGCACCGCGCTGCACGCCGCGCATAACGAGATGATGGTGTCACGGTGGTTGGAACATAGCGAGTTCGGTGAACGCTTCCGCGGCACTATCCGAGTCAACCCCGACGACATCCCCGGGGCGCTGCGCGAGATCGAGACATATAAAGACCACCCGCGGGTGGTGCAGATCGGTGTCCCGCTGCAGTCGCGCGAACTCTACGGCAAGCCGCAGTTCTGGCCGCTGTGGGAAGCGGCAGCCGCAGCCAACCTTCCGGTGGCGGTGCACATCGAGACAGGTGAGGGTATCGGTTTTCCGCCCACACCGTCCGGACACACCCGAACGTACGAGCAATACGTCAGTTTCATGGCGCTGAATTACCTCTACCACTTGATGAACATGATCGCCGAGGGCGTGTTCGAGCGGTTCAGTGTGAAGTTCGTCTGGGCCGACGGCGCCGCGGACTTCGTCACCCCGTTCATCTGGCGGATGGATGTGTTCGGTCGGCCCCACCTGGAACAGACCCCGTGGGCGCCCCGGATACCCAGCGACTACCTGCCCGGACACGTCTACTTCGTGCAGGGCAGCCTCGACGGTCCCGGGGACGCGGAGTTCGCCGGCGAATGGCTGAGCTTCACGGGCAAAGACGACATGGTGATGTTTGGCTCCAGCTACCCGCACTGGCACTGCGGGGACGTCACGGCACTGCCCAGGGCACTGACCAGCGAGCAGCGGGAGAAGCTGAGCTGGCGCAACGCGGCAAACCTCTACGGCATAGACATCCCGGTCAGCTTGGGCGCACAGTAG
- a CDS encoding acyl-CoA dehydrogenase family protein, whose protein sequence is MLLEFNADQRLWQHTVRDVVAKQCPPTLVRSVAEDGVDTSPLWKSYVDLGWTELNDPAGAVELAIVLEELGRATDPTPFLATMSQFAPLATDRFDPNQSGTAVYSGVAAHRAAEGWVLEGTARYVLDGDRADRLAVVTPAGVFVVDGQELPKRRLPVFDPVLHIADVSFPGIRVPHDARVHVDAERAHHVALTGMALTMVGACQRILDLVLDHVRTRHQFGVPIGSFQAVQHKAVDMHVAIERARALAYFAALTIAADDPRRRLAAAMAKASAGECQALVFRHGLQLFGAMGFTWENDLQFALKRAKVGELMLGGAAEHRARIAEEYRAADF, encoded by the coding sequence ATGCTTTTGGAATTCAATGCCGATCAGCGGCTCTGGCAGCACACGGTGCGTGATGTTGTGGCCAAACAGTGCCCGCCAACGCTGGTGCGCAGCGTGGCAGAGGACGGCGTTGACACCAGCCCGCTCTGGAAGTCGTATGTCGATTTGGGCTGGACGGAGTTGAATGACCCGGCCGGTGCGGTGGAGTTGGCGATCGTGTTGGAAGAGCTGGGCCGTGCCACCGATCCCACCCCGTTCTTGGCGACGATGAGCCAGTTCGCGCCGCTGGCGACGGACCGGTTCGACCCGAACCAGTCGGGAACCGCCGTGTACAGCGGGGTGGCGGCGCACCGCGCGGCGGAGGGGTGGGTGCTGGAGGGCACGGCGCGTTACGTCCTCGACGGGGATCGTGCCGACCGGTTGGCCGTGGTGACCCCGGCCGGGGTGTTCGTGGTCGACGGCCAGGAATTGCCGAAGCGGCGGCTCCCGGTGTTCGACCCGGTGCTGCACATCGCCGACGTGTCGTTCCCGGGGATCCGGGTACCCCATGATGCCCGAGTGCACGTGGACGCCGAGCGCGCTCATCATGTGGCGCTGACCGGGATGGCCCTCACGATGGTCGGTGCCTGTCAGCGCATCCTCGATCTGGTCCTCGACCATGTGCGCACCCGCCATCAATTCGGCGTTCCGATCGGCTCTTTTCAAGCTGTACAGCACAAGGCCGTGGATATGCATGTCGCAATCGAACGGGCGCGGGCCTTGGCGTATTTCGCCGCGTTGACGATCGCCGCCGACGACCCGCGGCGGCGGCTGGCGGCGGCGATGGCCAAAGCATCCGCGGGGGAATGCCAGGCGCTGGTATTTCGCCACGGTCTGCAGTTGTTCGGCGCGATGGGATTCACCTGGGAGAACGACCTGCAGTTTGCGCTGAAACGCGCCAAGGTGGGCGAGCTCATGCTCGGCGGCGCCGCCGAGCATCGGGCGAGGATCGCGGAGGAATACCGTGCAGCTGACTTTTGA
- a CDS encoding acyl-CoA dehydrogenase family protein produces MQLTFDPDVEAFRAEFVAFLEQHLPPASETVERPRSVSHMPDWARRWQRLLFDNGWLLPGQPPEFGGRNATVLQQFVHLEELCRRRIYHSFNPQGVNIVAASLLTFGTDEQKRRWAVPILRAEITASLGMSEPSAGSDLASLRTRAVLRGDHFMVNGQKVWTSGAHHADVLLTFVRTDPDAPKHKGISALLIPTDTPGVVRRPFPSICGRDDLDFNEVFFTDVRVPAENLVGQLNQGWRVANGSLGHERTMMWLGFADRLHNLITDFHPGTQLERDQYATLVMDHHALRLLGSVALARAARGEDDVPALSVLKLLGSEAERQACENALSAAGSDGLIHPALTGPYAPMNLDHYFASWFERYARSFAGTIAGGTSEIQRNIIAQRVLGLPRG; encoded by the coding sequence GTGCAGCTGACTTTTGACCCCGATGTCGAGGCGTTCCGCGCCGAGTTCGTGGCTTTTCTCGAGCAACATCTGCCGCCCGCAAGCGAAACGGTGGAGCGGCCGCGCTCGGTGTCGCATATGCCGGACTGGGCCCGCCGCTGGCAGCGGCTGCTGTTCGACAACGGTTGGCTCTTGCCCGGTCAACCCCCGGAATTCGGCGGGCGCAACGCCACTGTGCTGCAGCAATTTGTGCACCTTGAGGAGCTGTGCCGGCGACGGATCTATCACAGCTTCAACCCGCAAGGCGTGAACATTGTTGCGGCGTCGTTGTTGACGTTCGGCACTGACGAACAGAAACGCCGGTGGGCAGTGCCGATCCTGCGCGCCGAGATCACCGCTTCGCTGGGGATGAGCGAGCCGAGCGCCGGCTCCGATCTCGCGTCGCTGCGCACCCGTGCCGTTTTGCGGGGCGATCATTTCATGGTCAACGGACAGAAGGTGTGGACCTCAGGGGCCCATCATGCCGATGTGCTGCTGACATTTGTGCGCACCGACCCCGATGCGCCAAAACACAAGGGTATCAGCGCATTGCTGATCCCCACCGACACCCCGGGTGTGGTGCGCCGGCCGTTCCCGTCGATCTGTGGCCGTGACGATCTGGATTTTAACGAGGTGTTCTTCACCGATGTGCGGGTGCCGGCCGAAAACCTGGTCGGCCAACTCAACCAGGGCTGGCGGGTAGCCAACGGGTCACTCGGGCACGAACGCACCATGATGTGGCTGGGTTTCGCGGACCGACTGCACAACCTGATCACGGATTTTCACCCCGGCACGCAGCTCGAGCGCGACCAGTACGCCACCTTGGTGATGGACCATCATGCCCTGCGCCTGCTCGGCTCGGTGGCCCTGGCGCGCGCAGCCCGTGGCGAAGATGATGTGCCCGCCCTCTCGGTGCTTAAGCTGCTGGGCTCCGAAGCCGAACGCCAAGCCTGTGAAAATGCACTGTCCGCAGCCGGATCCGACGGGCTGATCCACCCCGCGTTGACCGGCCCCTATGCGCCGATGAACCTGGATCACTACTTCGCCAGCTGGTTCGAGCGCTACGCCCGCAGTTTCGCCGGCACCATTGCCGGCGGCACCTCGGAGATCCAGCGCAACATCATTGCCCAACGCGTGCTTGGACTACCCAGGGGCTGA
- a CDS encoding cytochrome P450, giving the protein MTVADRTYADAHDDRRQPRYHFDRHTPEYREQFEAITEEMLAKCPIAWTETYGGHWVAAGNREVFELARCPYVSNDHDLTGKRPAYQGISIPPARRASGIRGGMLEMDDPEHRIYRNVLNPYLSPAAVKRWIPFIDEVVRASLDEKIEEGHIDFVDDLANIVPAVLTLAMMGIPLKKWKMYSEPVHAAVYTPEHSPDAERVAEQHRKMGVDLFDNLVEIRENPRPGMIHALLQLRIDGQPPPDLELFGMLGLIIGGGFDTTTALTAHALEWLSQNPDQRELLSRERDTVLDSATEEFLRYFTPAPGDGRTFSQDCELFGTRFKEGERLWISWAMANRDPSVFPDPNRIILDRKGNRHFSFGLGVHRCAGSNVARVVFKSMLTAVLDRMPDYRCDPAGTVHYDTIGVIQGMRHLPATFTPARRLGAGLDETLEKLQRICDREELARPITERKEAAVID; this is encoded by the coding sequence GTGACCGTTGCAGATCGGACGTACGCCGACGCGCACGATGACCGTCGGCAACCCCGCTACCACTTCGACCGGCACACGCCCGAGTATCGGGAACAGTTCGAGGCGATTACCGAGGAAATGCTCGCCAAGTGCCCGATCGCGTGGACCGAGACCTATGGGGGACATTGGGTCGCCGCCGGCAATCGCGAGGTCTTCGAGCTCGCCCGATGCCCTTATGTCTCAAACGATCACGACCTCACCGGAAAACGTCCGGCATACCAGGGCATTAGCATTCCCCCGGCACGCCGGGCGAGCGGCATCCGGGGCGGCATGCTGGAGATGGACGATCCCGAGCACCGGATTTATCGCAACGTCCTCAACCCGTATCTGTCTCCGGCCGCTGTGAAGCGCTGGATTCCGTTCATCGACGAGGTGGTCCGCGCTAGCCTTGACGAAAAGATCGAAGAGGGCCATATCGACTTCGTCGATGACCTCGCTAACATCGTGCCGGCAGTGCTCACGCTGGCGATGATGGGGATTCCACTGAAGAAGTGGAAGATGTACAGCGAGCCGGTGCACGCCGCGGTGTACACACCCGAACACTCTCCCGATGCCGAGCGGGTGGCCGAGCAACACCGGAAGATGGGCGTCGACTTATTCGACAACCTGGTGGAAATCCGTGAGAATCCGCGCCCCGGCATGATCCACGCGCTTCTTCAGCTCCGGATTGACGGCCAGCCGCCACCCGACCTCGAACTTTTCGGGATGCTTGGGCTGATCATCGGCGGCGGGTTCGACACCACGACCGCGTTAACCGCGCACGCGCTGGAGTGGCTGTCGCAGAATCCCGACCAGCGTGAGCTGCTCAGCCGCGAGCGCGACACCGTACTGGACTCCGCGACCGAGGAGTTCCTGCGTTACTTCACCCCGGCACCCGGTGACGGACGCACGTTCTCGCAGGATTGTGAGCTCTTCGGCACGCGGTTCAAAGAGGGTGAACGACTGTGGATCTCGTGGGCGATGGCCAACCGGGATCCCTCGGTGTTTCCCGATCCGAACCGGATCATATTGGACCGCAAGGGAAATCGACACTTCAGCTTCGGTCTGGGTGTTCATCGCTGCGCTGGATCCAACGTCGCGCGGGTCGTGTTCAAGTCGATGCTGACTGCGGTACTGGACCGCATGCCCGACTACCGCTGCGACCCCGCGGGCACTGTGCACTACGACACCATCGGCGTCATCCAGGGCATGCGCCACCTGCCGGCCACTTTCACCCCGGCTCGCAGGCTCGGCGCGGGCCTGGACGAAACCCTTGAGAAACTCCAGCGCATCTGCGACCGGGAGGAACTCGCCCGGCCCATCACCGAGCGCAAAGAAGCCGCGGTCATCGACTGA
- a CDS encoding ferredoxin has protein sequence MKVWVDPERCQGHTLCSMIAPEAFELDDIDGHSTAVFEEVPPELEDKVREAAQSCPECAIFIDVDQQSTTGQEKSRETTS, from the coding sequence GTGAAGGTTTGGGTCGATCCCGAGCGCTGCCAGGGACACACACTGTGTTCGATGATCGCTCCGGAGGCATTCGAGCTGGACGATATCGACGGCCACTCGACGGCTGTGTTCGAGGAGGTGCCCCCGGAACTGGAAGACAAGGTGCGTGAAGCCGCCCAGTCTTGTCCGGAATGCGCGATCTTTATCGACGTCGACCAACAGAGCACTACTGGCCAGGAAAAATCGAGGGAGACAACGTCGTGA